The following coding sequences lie in one Frigoribacterium sp. SL97 genomic window:
- a CDS encoding FAD-binding protein has product MQNWAANVEYSTTDLRRPTSIDELRDVVTGSRRVKALGSRHSFNRVADTDGVLVSLDALETPVEVDSAAGTVRVGAGTTHAALAGELQRRGLALHNLASLPHISVAGAVQTGTHGSGVRNPALSAGVRAVELVRADGSLETVRRGDDAFGASVVSLGAVGVVTSLELDTVPTFDVEQTIHEDLPWAAALEHLDAVLAGAYSLSFFTRYDGAGVDQVWSKHRVGDAVGLDLRDLGAVRADATTHMIPGAETAAVTQQGGVAGPWLERLPHFRFDFTPSAGEEIQSEFLIPAEHAAAGIEGLRGIAHTFADVLMVSEIRTIAPDDAWISPSGGRQSVAFHFTWHRRPDEVLAVLPEIERVLGAFDARPHWGKVSTATHAELRRVFPRLGDFAAHVASVDPEGRFRNPFLSASVLGEPAHV; this is encoded by the coding sequence ATGCAGAACTGGGCCGCCAACGTCGAGTACTCGACGACCGACCTGCGTCGCCCCACGAGCATCGACGAGCTGCGTGACGTCGTCACCGGCAGCCGTCGGGTCAAGGCCCTGGGCTCGCGCCACTCGTTCAACCGGGTCGCCGACACCGACGGCGTCCTCGTCTCGCTCGATGCGCTCGAGACCCCGGTCGAGGTCGACTCGGCCGCCGGCACGGTCCGCGTCGGTGCGGGCACGACGCACGCCGCCCTCGCGGGCGAGCTGCAGCGTCGCGGCCTCGCCCTGCACAACCTCGCCTCGCTGCCCCACATCTCGGTCGCCGGAGCGGTCCAGACCGGCACGCACGGTTCCGGCGTGCGCAATCCCGCCCTCTCGGCCGGCGTCCGCGCCGTCGAGCTCGTCCGCGCGGACGGCAGCCTCGAGACCGTCCGCCGCGGTGACGACGCGTTCGGCGCCTCCGTCGTCTCGCTCGGCGCCGTCGGCGTCGTCACGAGCCTCGAACTCGACACCGTGCCGACCTTCGACGTCGAGCAGACCATCCACGAGGACCTGCCGTGGGCGGCCGCTCTCGAGCACCTCGACGCCGTGCTCGCCGGCGCGTACAGCCTGAGCTTCTTCACGCGGTACGACGGCGCGGGGGTCGACCAGGTCTGGTCGAAGCACCGGGTCGGCGACGCGGTCGGTCTCGACCTCCGCGACCTCGGTGCCGTGCGGGCCGACGCGACCACGCACATGATCCCCGGGGCCGAGACCGCGGCCGTCACGCAGCAGGGCGGCGTGGCCGGCCCGTGGCTCGAACGCCTGCCGCACTTCCGCTTCGACTTCACGCCGAGCGCCGGCGAAGAGATCCAGAGCGAGTTCCTGATCCCCGCCGAGCACGCCGCCGCCGGGATCGAGGGGCTCCGTGGCATCGCGCACACCTTCGCCGACGTGCTCATGGTCAGCGAGATCCGCACGATCGCCCCGGACGACGCCTGGATCAGCCCGAGCGGCGGACGTCAGAGCGTGGCCTTCCACTTCACCTGGCACCGCCGCCCGGACGAGGTGCTCGCCGTGCTGCCCGAGATCGAGCGGGTGCTCGGTGCCTTCGACGCCCGCCCGCACTGGGGCAAGGTCTCGACCGCCACGCACGCCGAGCTGCGCCGGGTGTTCCCGCGTCTCGGTGACTTCGCCGCCCACGTCGCGTCGGTCGACCCCGAGGGCCGCTTCCGCAACCCGTTCCTGTCCGCGTCCGTCCTCGGAGAGCCCGCGCATGTCTGA
- the mmsA gene encoding multiple monosaccharide ABC transporter ATP-binding protein: MANTILEMREITKTFPGVKALQDVTLEVERGQVHAICGENGAGKSTLMKVLSGVYPSGSFDGQILLDGQPVDFKNINDSEAAGVVIIHQELALSPFLSIAENIFLGNEQSKNGFIDWNKTNLDAAGLLARVGLRDNPVTKVVDIGVGKQQLVEIAKALSKRVKILILDEPTAALNDDDSAHLLDLIKSLQGQGITSIIISHKLNEIKAIADKVTIIRDGKTIETLDMHADEVSEDRIIKGMVGRDLESRYPAHESKVGDELLRIEDWTVHHPLDSTREIIHQANLAVKAGEIVGIAGLMGAGRTELAMSVFGKSYGTGISGTVYKRGEKIDTSTVSKAIAAGLAYATEDRKKYGLNLIDDITRNVSGSALGKLANWGFVNRSEESTVAERFRKSMNIKAPTVASVTGKLSGGNQQKVVLSKWMYADPDVLILDEPTRGIDVGAKYEIYTIINQLADAGKGVIVISSELPELLGICDRIYTLSEGRITADVPIAEATPEFLLKYMTLERESPVNERA, encoded by the coding sequence GTGGCGAACACGATCCTCGAGATGCGGGAGATCACCAAGACGTTCCCCGGCGTCAAGGCCCTGCAGGACGTCACGCTCGAGGTCGAGCGCGGCCAGGTCCACGCGATCTGCGGCGAGAACGGCGCCGGCAAGTCGACGCTCATGAAGGTGCTCTCGGGCGTCTACCCGAGCGGCTCGTTCGACGGCCAGATCCTGCTCGACGGCCAGCCCGTCGACTTCAAGAACATCAACGACTCCGAGGCCGCGGGCGTCGTCATCATCCACCAGGAGTTGGCGCTCAGCCCGTTCCTCTCGATCGCCGAGAACATCTTCCTCGGCAACGAGCAGTCCAAGAACGGCTTCATCGACTGGAACAAGACCAACCTCGACGCCGCCGGCCTGCTGGCCCGCGTCGGCCTGCGTGACAACCCGGTCACCAAGGTGGTCGACATCGGAGTCGGCAAGCAGCAGCTGGTCGAGATCGCCAAGGCGCTCTCGAAGCGCGTGAAGATCCTCATCCTCGACGAGCCCACCGCCGCCCTGAACGACGACGACTCGGCCCACCTGCTCGACCTGATCAAGAGCCTGCAGGGGCAGGGCATCACGTCGATCATCATCAGCCACAAGCTCAACGAGATCAAGGCGATCGCCGACAAGGTGACGATCATCCGCGACGGCAAGACGATCGAGACCCTCGACATGCACGCCGACGAGGTGTCCGAGGACCGCATCATCAAGGGCATGGTCGGCCGCGACCTCGAGAGCCGTTACCCGGCCCACGAGTCGAAGGTCGGCGACGAGCTGCTGCGCATCGAGGACTGGACCGTCCACCACCCCCTCGACTCGACGCGCGAGATCATCCACCAGGCCAACCTCGCCGTGAAGGCCGGCGAGATCGTCGGCATCGCCGGGCTGATGGGCGCCGGACGCACCGAACTCGCGATGAGCGTCTTCGGCAAGAGCTACGGCACCGGCATCTCGGGCACCGTCTACAAGCGCGGCGAGAAGATCGACACGTCGACGGTCAGCAAGGCCATCGCCGCGGGTCTCGCCTACGCCACCGAGGACCGCAAGAAGTACGGCCTCAACCTGATCGACGACATCACGCGCAACGTGTCCGGTTCGGCCCTCGGCAAGCTCGCCAACTGGGGCTTCGTCAACCGGTCCGAAGAGAGCACCGTCGCCGAGCGCTTCCGCAAGAGCATGAACATCAAGGCGCCCACCGTGGCGTCGGTGACGGGAAAGCTCTCGGGCGGCAACCAGCAGAAGGTCGTGCTGTCGAAGTGGATGTACGCCGACCCCGACGTGCTCATCCTCGACGAGCCCACCCGTGGCATCGACGTCGGCGCCAAGTACGAGATCTACACGATCATCAACCAGCTCGCCGACGCGGGCAAGGGCGTCATCGTCATCTCGTCCGAGCTGCCCGAACTGCTCGGCATCTGCGACCGCATCTACACCCTCTCGGAGGGGCGCATCACGGCCGACGTTCCGATCGCCGAGGCGACCCCCGAATTCCTCCTGAAGTACATGACCCTCGAACGAGAGAGCCCCGTCAATGAGCGCGCCTAG
- the mmsB gene encoding multiple monosaccharide ABC transporter permease, with protein MSAPSPTQATDPKPTGGSPTSRQPQSGSGGNPITGAVSYLGGQLRQIGLFIALIVIVLFFQVTTNGITLAPINVSNLVVQNSYILILAIGMVMVIIAGHIDLSVGSIVAFTGAMAGVMITQWGLPWPLAVVLCLVLGALVGAWQGFWIAYFGIPAFIVTLAGMLAFRGAAQIALQSQQISPFPQGFRDIGSGFLPAFGTTGYEPLTLVLGAVASLALIGTGLRGRATRRKYQLEDEPFLWFITKMVFTVALVMYVGFLLASYSGTPIVLVVLAVLVVAYSMIMKNSVFGRHVYAIGGNLHAAELSGVKTKRVTFLLFVNMGVIAALAGVVFTGQLNLASPSAGNGFELDAIAAVFIGGAAVTGGIGTVTGAIVGGLIIGILNNGMSILGVGTEYQSLIKGLVLLAAVAFDVFNKRRAASSGK; from the coding sequence ATGAGCGCGCCTAGCCCCACCCAGGCCACCGACCCGAAGCCCACGGGCGGGTCGCCCACCTCCCGTCAGCCGCAGTCCGGTTCGGGTGGCAACCCGATCACGGGTGCCGTCTCGTACCTCGGCGGGCAGCTGCGCCAGATCGGCCTGTTCATCGCGCTGATCGTCATCGTGCTGTTCTTCCAGGTCACCACGAACGGCATCACGCTGGCACCGATCAACGTGTCGAACCTGGTGGTCCAGAACAGCTACATCCTGATCCTGGCCATCGGCATGGTGATGGTCATCATCGCCGGCCACATCGACCTCTCGGTCGGCTCCATCGTCGCCTTCACCGGCGCCATGGCCGGCGTCATGATCACCCAGTGGGGCCTGCCCTGGCCGCTCGCCGTCGTGCTCTGCCTCGTGCTCGGCGCCCTGGTCGGGGCCTGGCAGGGCTTCTGGATCGCCTACTTCGGCATCCCGGCGTTCATCGTCACCCTGGCCGGCATGCTCGCGTTCCGCGGTGCCGCCCAGATCGCCCTCCAGAGCCAGCAGATCTCGCCCTTCCCCCAGGGGTTCCGCGACATCGGGTCGGGCTTCCTGCCCGCCTTCGGCACGACCGGGTACGAGCCGCTGACGCTCGTCCTCGGCGCCGTCGCCTCGTTGGCCCTCATCGGCACCGGCCTCCGCGGCCGTGCCACGCGTCGCAAGTACCAGCTCGAGGACGAGCCCTTCCTGTGGTTCATCACCAAGATGGTCTTCACGGTCGCCCTGGTCATGTACGTCGGGTTCCTGCTCGCCAGCTACTCGGGCACCCCGATCGTCCTGGTCGTGCTCGCGGTGCTCGTCGTCGCGTACTCGATGATCATGAAGAACTCGGTGTTCGGCCGTCACGTCTACGCGATCGGTGGCAACCTGCACGCCGCCGAGCTGTCCGGCGTCAAGACGAAGCGCGTCACGTTCCTGCTCTTCGTCAACATGGGCGTCATCGCCGCCCTGGCCGGCGTCGTCTTCACCGGCCAGCTGAACCTCGCCAGCCCCAGCGCCGGCAACGGGTTCGAGCTCGACGCCATCGCGGCCGTGTTCATCGGTGGCGCCGCCGTCACCGGCGGCATCGGCACGGTCACCGGCGCCATCGTCGGTGGTCTCATCATCGGCATCCTGAACAACGGCATGTCGATCCTCGGCGTCGGCACCGAGTACCAGTCCCTGATCAAGGGCCTCGTGCTGCTCGCCGCGGTCGCGTTCGACGTCTTCAACAAGCGTCGCGCCGCCTCGTCCGGCAAGTA
- a CDS encoding NtaA/DmoA family FMN-dependent monooxygenase (This protein belongs to a clade of FMN-dependent monooxygenases, within a broader family of flavin-dependent oxidoreductases, the luciferase-like monooxygenase (LMM) family, some of whose members use coenzyme F420 rather than FMN.) produces the protein MSTADTPAPEPSATVPAAAVDAGTPAPKKKLILNLFEMNCVGHITHGLWRLPHNHRSEYKDLAYWLELARLAERGGFDAIFIADVLGAYDVFGDSPAPALLEGIQAPNNDPMMVVPAMAAVTEHLGFGITFSTSYEPPFAFARRMSTLDHLTKGRVGWNVVTSYLPNAARNFGLDTEMPKAERYARAAEYLDVLYKLWEGSWEDDAVVADPTADGLEPGSGVYTDPAKVHAIDHVGEHFRVAGPHLSEPSPQRTPVLFLATASPKGVEQAARNAEVVFTGGPAVRAVGAATREAAVAAGRSADDVSFIVQAGVITGETDEVVAEKLALYRSFASEQGKLIHRSIPFDAPAHPRDRTVREALEAEGRLDHPGAAALPLDITVGQLIDSVDEAWGGTFFVAGTPTVVADAVERWLDDEGIDGINLRQYHSFDTLTDFVELVVPELRRRGRLREAYVPGETLRERLTGGGPRLPATHPAAAYRR, from the coding sequence GTGAGCACCGCAGACACCCCCGCGCCCGAGCCGTCCGCCACCGTCCCCGCCGCCGCCGTCGACGCCGGGACCCCCGCCCCGAAGAAGAAGCTGATCCTCAACCTCTTCGAGATGAACTGCGTCGGGCACATCACGCACGGTCTCTGGCGACTGCCGCACAACCACCGCAGCGAGTACAAAGACCTGGCGTACTGGCTCGAGCTGGCCCGCCTGGCCGAGCGTGGCGGCTTCGACGCGATCTTCATCGCCGACGTGCTCGGTGCCTACGACGTGTTCGGTGACAGCCCGGCACCGGCCCTGCTCGAGGGCATCCAGGCGCCCAACAACGACCCGATGATGGTCGTGCCGGCCATGGCCGCGGTGACCGAGCACCTCGGCTTCGGCATCACCTTCTCGACGAGCTACGAGCCGCCCTTCGCGTTCGCGCGGCGGATGTCGACCCTCGACCACCTCACGAAGGGGCGCGTCGGCTGGAACGTCGTGACGTCGTACCTGCCGAACGCCGCCCGCAACTTCGGCCTCGACACCGAGATGCCGAAGGCCGAGCGCTACGCCCGCGCCGCCGAGTACCTCGACGTGCTGTACAAGCTGTGGGAGGGCTCGTGGGAGGACGACGCCGTCGTCGCCGACCCCACCGCCGACGGGCTCGAGCCCGGCTCCGGCGTCTACACCGACCCCGCCAAGGTGCACGCGATCGACCACGTCGGCGAGCACTTCCGCGTCGCCGGCCCGCACCTCAGCGAGCCGTCGCCGCAGCGCACGCCCGTGCTCTTCCTCGCGACGGCGTCGCCGAAGGGCGTCGAGCAGGCGGCCCGCAACGCCGAGGTCGTCTTCACCGGCGGCCCCGCCGTCCGGGCGGTCGGCGCGGCCACGCGCGAGGCGGCGGTCGCGGCCGGACGTTCCGCCGACGACGTGTCGTTCATCGTGCAGGCCGGCGTCATCACGGGCGAGACCGACGAGGTCGTGGCCGAGAAGCTGGCGCTCTACCGCTCGTTCGCCAGCGAGCAGGGCAAGCTGATCCACCGCAGCATCCCCTTCGACGCCCCGGCGCACCCCCGCGACCGGACCGTGCGCGAGGCGCTCGAGGCCGAGGGGCGGCTCGACCACCCGGGAGCCGCCGCGCTGCCGCTCGACATCACGGTGGGGCAGCTGATCGACTCGGTCGACGAGGCCTGGGGCGGCACGTTCTTCGTCGCCGGCACCCCGACCGTCGTCGCGGACGCCGTCGAGCGCTGGCTCGACGACGAGGGCATCGACGGCATCAACCTGCGCCAATACCACTCGTTCGACACGCTGACCGACTTCGTCGAGCTGGTCGTGCCCGAGCTGCGTCGTCGTGGTCGACTGCGCGAGGCGTACGTGCCCGGTGAGACGCTGCGCGAGCGGTTGACCGGTGGCGGACCCCGGCTCCCCGCGACGCACCCGGCGGCGGCCTACCGGCGCTGA
- a CDS encoding aldose 1-epimerase family protein, protein MSEPTPVAPVPPHGTVPPVVEPAPGAPPTARLVTSPVPVSGAQVVLERDGYRAEIAGVGATLRTLTFEGRDLVVPFAADEVRPGFRGALLAPWPNRVTDGRYERDGVEHQLPLNEVERGHALHGLAHWADWTIDQAQAARASASFVLVPRDGYPWRLALSVVYELTDDGLTTTVTARNAGTGVAPYGTAPHPYLIAGEGRVDDWSFTLPAASYLEVTDDRLVPVGTRPVGDRDGFDFRDGHPVGDLFVDHAFTDLAFGTPDGDAGGGPGQEARVTATVTARDGHGVTMSWGTELPWVQVHTADRPEPENDRVGLAVEPMTCPPDAFNSGDDLVLLAPGEAHTASWTITAF, encoded by the coding sequence ATGTCTGAGCCCACCCCCGTCGCCCCCGTGCCGCCGCACGGCACCGTGCCCCCCGTCGTCGAGCCCGCACCGGGGGCGCCGCCGACCGCTCGCCTCGTCACGTCGCCGGTGCCGGTCTCCGGCGCGCAGGTCGTGCTCGAGCGGGACGGCTACCGGGCCGAGATCGCCGGGGTCGGGGCCACGCTGCGCACGCTCACGTTCGAGGGCCGCGACCTGGTCGTGCCGTTCGCCGCCGACGAGGTGCGGCCGGGCTTCCGCGGGGCCCTGCTCGCCCCGTGGCCCAACCGCGTGACCGACGGACGCTACGAGCGAGACGGGGTCGAACACCAGCTGCCCCTCAACGAGGTCGAGCGCGGGCACGCCCTGCACGGCCTGGCCCACTGGGCCGACTGGACCATCGACCAGGCCCAGGCCGCGCGGGCCTCGGCCTCGTTCGTGCTCGTGCCGCGCGACGGCTACCCGTGGCGGCTGGCGCTGTCGGTCGTCTACGAGCTGACCGACGACGGGCTCACCACGACGGTCACGGCCCGCAACGCGGGCACGGGCGTCGCCCCCTACGGCACGGCGCCGCACCCCTACCTCATCGCCGGCGAGGGTCGCGTCGACGACTGGTCGTTCACGCTGCCCGCCGCGAGCTACCTCGAGGTGACCGACGACCGCCTCGTCCCCGTCGGCACGCGGCCCGTCGGTGACCGTGACGGCTTCGACTTCCGCGACGGGCACCCGGTCGGCGACCTCTTCGTCGACCACGCCTTCACCGACCTCGCGTTCGGCACCCCTGACGGCGACGCCGGTGGGGGCCCCGGTCAGGAGGCGCGGGTCACCGCCACGGTGACCGCGCGCGACGGCCACGGCGTCACCATGTCGTGGGGGACCGAGCTGCCCTGGGTGCAGGTGCACACCGCCGACCGTCCCGAACCCGAGAACGACCGCGTCGGGTTGGCCGTCGAGCCCATGACCTGCCCGCCGGACGCCTTCAACTCGGGTGACGACCTCGTGCTGCTCGCCCCGGGCGAGGCCCACACGGCGAGCTGGACCATCACCGCGTTCTAG
- a CDS encoding LLM class flavin-dependent oxidoreductase, with amino-acid sequence MTTASSSPAPSAAARPLSRLGFLTIGAFEGDDPTVGLEQGLELFERAEALGLDGGWTRTRHLQFGISSPVAFLSAAAQRTSRLTLGTAVMPLGWENPFRLAEDWGTVDVLSRGRLQLGVSVGEPRAYDEVGPHLYGDAADHQDFSYGRVEKFLSLVRGEQVSAFEGTEGIEVFTGRVQPQSPGLADRVWYGAGSPRSAEWAGRQGLGMLISNVSFAGAPGPIEPTRFAASQLEQIRAFRAVHPSGPEARVAKGAVVLPTDTATAEQRAAYEAYASSRRDRTTVAHGPRGMMFDRDLVGPSEWIAEQLHENAAMREVDDLIVELPFDFGLAEYTQVLTDAAERLGPLLGWQAAARGE; translated from the coding sequence GTGACCACCGCCTCCTCGTCGCCCGCTCCGTCCGCCGCCGCGAGGCCGTTGAGTCGTCTCGGCTTCCTCACCATCGGCGCCTTCGAGGGCGACGACCCGACCGTCGGACTCGAGCAGGGGCTCGAGTTGTTCGAGCGGGCCGAGGCGCTGGGGCTCGACGGCGGCTGGACCCGCACGCGGCACCTGCAGTTCGGCATCTCGTCGCCCGTCGCGTTCCTCTCGGCCGCGGCGCAGCGCACCTCGCGCCTGACCCTCGGCACGGCCGTGATGCCGCTCGGCTGGGAGAACCCGTTCCGTCTCGCCGAGGACTGGGGCACGGTCGACGTGCTCTCGCGCGGCCGGCTGCAGCTCGGCGTCAGCGTCGGCGAGCCCCGCGCCTACGACGAGGTCGGGCCGCATCTCTACGGGGACGCCGCCGACCACCAGGACTTCTCGTACGGCCGGGTCGAGAAGTTCCTCTCGCTCGTCCGGGGCGAGCAGGTCAGCGCGTTCGAGGGCACCGAGGGCATCGAGGTCTTCACCGGGCGGGTGCAGCCGCAGAGCCCCGGCCTCGCCGACCGTGTCTGGTACGGCGCGGGCAGCCCCCGGTCGGCCGAGTGGGCGGGTCGCCAGGGCCTCGGCATGTTGATCAGCAACGTCAGCTTCGCGGGCGCGCCCGGGCCGATCGAGCCGACCCGCTTCGCGGCGTCGCAACTCGAGCAGATCCGGGCCTTCCGCGCGGTCCACCCCTCGGGTCCGGAGGCGCGGGTCGCCAAGGGCGCGGTCGTCCTGCCCACCGACACGGCCACCGCCGAGCAGCGTGCGGCGTACGAGGCCTACGCGTCCTCCCGTCGCGACCGCACCACCGTGGCCCACGGACCCCGCGGCATGATGTTCGACCGCGACCTCGTCGGCCCGTCCGAGTGGATCGCCGAGCAGCTGCACGAGAACGCCGCGATGCGCGAGGTCGACGACCTGATCGTCGAGCTGCCGTTCGACTTCGGACTCGCCGAGTACACGCAGGTGCTGACCGACGCCGCCGAGCGCCTCGGCCCGCTGCTCGGCTGGCAGGCCGCCGCCCGAGGCGAGTGA